The genome window TTCAGTGGGAGAAGTTGTATCAGATGAAAGCTGCTTTCATACCAGAAGTTAATGGCGAATTGGATACTCAGAATTTTGAGAAATTTGAGGAGGTAATATTCCACTTTCCCAGTTGGTTACTTCGGTAAACTATATGCATCATTTGCCTACCGTATAAGATCGGGTGGTAGTTATCCACATGGCAGTTGCTGATTAATATTGAATGAACTTCTGGTAGTGCCTGTGATCCTGTTTCCTGCTTGTTATTGTACCGATTAATGCTCATCTGGTTGTTGAACAATACCTCTGGGCAGGCTTAGTATATGGTAAaatcaaacacaagggttcccttCAGTGTTTATTCTAGAGGTGAACATTCACCATCTGACTTTCCTTCTGCTTGGAACTATGAAATTGTACTCCTAAATAGGTGGTCTGTGTTGGTTCCCTGCACTGTAGGTTTAATTTATCTGGGTTAGTGCTACCTGCTACTCCTTCCCTACCAAATTCTAAAACATTTTGGATTTTAAGATTCATAGCTTTTGCTATACACATTAGATATACACTAGGTCTAGATACATAGTAAAAAACATtgtatctagaaaagccaaaacgtcttataatttggaattGAGGGAGTAGTACAATTAAATGAAATCATCGATCTAATCGCAAATTGTATCTGCTACGTGCTACTTAACGAAAACTGGGGCTGGGATAAATCTTGTGGCGTTTCCTCTTTCATATCAGCCAGGCTTTAAACAGTGATATTCTTAATTTCAGGATCACTCAATTGTAACACTCCATTCTTCTGTTGTTTATATGATAGTGTTTTTGTCGTTGACTTGGTGAAACTTGAACTATGAATGCATTGGCTATATTGCTCACACATTTAATTATCTTTTCCACTATTGCAGACTGGAACTCAAATTCAAAGTTCATCCAAGTCAGGCCCATGGAGAAAGGTATGCATTAGTTTTCCACTGAAGGTTTCTGGGTAGTTGAAGTATGGGACATAGTAATGTACCTAGTCAAAGACAATTCCATATCTGATGCTCAAGTGAAATTTTCTGTTGATATGGGTGTTTCAAAAATTGATATTGATGTGGAGGGCATAGATATTTTCTGTTGAACAAGGGCACATATATTTAGAAAGTTGATTGGGAATTTTACTCATATTGGACATTCGAGCTTCATTTTATTACTGCTGTCAATGGATTGAAAAACATTACTGTTTTACAGATGCTTCCATCCAAAGATGCAAACTTTGTTGGGTATACGTACAAGAACTTTGAAATTGTAAATGATGATGAAGTGGCAGGAATTGGTTAGCCCCCCATTACTCTGTTCATCTTCTACTATTTCACTTATTAGGGTGTTTGAGTGCACTAGAACTaacagttagttggctaaaaattgttagtggaattagctagctatagttacctaactattaactaatttaccaaaaatagctaatagctgaactattagccaGGGTGTTTGGATGTTTCAACTAATTTTacccactaactattagctctagtgcattcaaacacccccttagttgtTATATGTTTAGTTTGACAAAAAAATGATTTGGTGCTTTGTGCAACAGCGGAGTTGAAGAAAAAGAGTTCCAAATCAAAGCGACCAACCATCAAGACATTGTTTGGTAATGAGCCAGTATCCTACATTCAGTTCGCTTCTACTGTATCTCCGTGAAGGCATGAACGATCCACTTACTTTTCATTCATTCTGAACAGAGAGTATGGACGAAGAGGAACCTGTTCAAGGAAGTTTCTTAGGTATGTTGCCCCCAAAGGAAGGGCAACCTTCGTCCCACTCCAGCGTTCCACAAGAAAGACACCAACCTCGACGTAAATAGGATATGGAGGTTCAAAACGTAAAGCATAGGAAAGTAAAACAAGTGGGAAAAAAAAAATCTTCTGCTGCCTTTTGATATGCTCCCTGTCTAAGTTTTGTAAATCCTAACCATTGCGTTCTTTAGCCAAATGTTTAAAACAAAAAAGATCACCGGCCAAATAGTGTATGGCATTGGCATCTGATGTGAGCATCAGTGTTCGCTGTATATTGTGTTACCGTTCTAACTTCCAAGTGATGTTTCTCAGCCATATTGGCAAAAACTACTGTATACTACATACCAGGAGCAGACAAGCTGTGGCAAGCATGTGCTATGTTTTTGACCTCAGTTGTTTCTTTGGAGTCAAGGCTCGTAGGCACCTGAACAACTTGCAGCGCCCAATTGACACATTTATCCCTATGAACATATTCACGCCCGTGCTACCTGTATGAATGCATTTGCCACGTAGACCCTTAGAGATCTTGAGATGTTTCTCAGTAGTTCATTGCACCTTTCATTACACAAATGTACCATCATACAACCTAATCGCGGCTATAGGATTTTTCCACCCTAACTGGATATGGTATTCTCTCTgttgttcttttttatttgtcgtacTTTAGTGCAAAAGTGAACTAACGGATAACAAATATTCAAGAACGGAAGTAATATTAAATATGAGTATATGCCTGTATAGAGGCATTAGGTACACCTGCCCTCCTAAGCACGTGTTAGGATGAAGGCATGACCATAATATCATCTATCACATATATGATACACGAGTTTGGTTGTAGTCATCTCTTCTCGTGGTGACTACCATGGACAATTATGATGCTCACACTAGGTCTTGAGCCACCTGGCATAATGTAATTGATAGCCAATATAGCCTTTGTACTTTATCGTATTTCATGGTACACTCGGCATGCACTTGAGTGCCTGCAGCCTAAGTTGTGTATTAGCCTACTTAGCAAGGCATGTGCTGTCATCTATCCCACATTTAATGTGGTGTATCCAAGACTTATTTGATAAGATTTTGCCAAAGAATAGTCCATAGGTTTTTTAGATGTGGATCCACATCCTAAGGTCATACTACCTCCGGTGGGCCCGCCACATCCTTTTGTCGTGAGATAGGATtagtgaaagtcgtctagaggggggtgaatagacgaaacctgaaatttacaaacttaaacacacactaaaggccgaggttagcgttagaattaaattcaagtccgaaagattgtttctcttgctaggagttgctcaaagagtgtggatgacgtatgggagcaaactcaaattaatactagcaaggaagtgttagagagaggaaagagggcaaacaaatcaagcgagaatcaaagcgattagacacggtgatttgttttaccgaggttcggttccaaagaacctagtccccgttgaggaggccacaaaggtcgggtctattccaaccttttccctctctctcaaacagtcacttagaccgagtgagccttttccttaatctcacgggtcactaagaccccgcaaggaccaccacacacttggtgtctcttgcttcgcttacaagcacttagaaaagaagcgaggaaggaagaaaggcaatccaagcaacaagagcgcaaatgaacacaaactcactctctctcaagtcactaagtggttgagatgATTTGAGACTTGGAGatggtttgatctttggaattgtgtcttggagtgaatgctctagctcttgtattgaatgtgatccccagaaaacttggataccaatgaatgtggtggttgggggtatttatagcccccaaccacttcctaaccgttggtgaaggctgctggtgatgggcgcatcggacagtccggtgcgccaccggacagccactatgcactgtccggtgcacgtcACGTCAGCGCATCTGTTAGGGTTctaagcagttgaccgttggaaacgtttgtcttctagctgcactggacagtccgatgccctctGACTTttgcgctctgacttctgtcgcggtACTGTAGCGCACTGTAGCtctgcacagtcgaccgttggcgcgtagagagccgttgctccgctggctcaccggacagtccagttgcTCCCAGCGCGCCAATGGTTGACTATGCAGAGCTACAATGCGCTACAGTAccacgacagaagtcagagcgcagaagtcagagggcaccggattgtccggtgcagctagaagacaaacgtctccaacggtcaactgctcagaACCTTAACGGTTGCGCTgatgtggcgcgcaccggacagtgcacagtgctgtccgctggctcaccagacagtccggtgaattatagcggagcgcgcctcagaattcccgagagtggtagCTTCGATTCAGCTCtggcctggtgcaccgaacagtgtccggtgcgccaaaaatcagtacactcaagtcctttttgctccAAATAAATTGTGTCCCCTAACTggattctttcttggtttgtgttgaaccttatgcacctgtaatagatgatatctagacaaactagttagtccatgtggtttatgttggatgtcaaccaccaaaatcgattatagaaaatagttaaccctatttccctttcaattagtcTTAGCCGTCCTGAGTCCTTAACTCTTTGGAGGGTCCCCTGAGCCTCGTGGGGCATGACTCTCATCCTTCCTTGGAGTATAAGGTTAGGAACTTGGGCCTCGAGACCAACGGAGTACCCTGAGCGGCTAAGTGTTTCAAGTGTTCATGGACTGGTTTACCTAAGCACTTTTTATTACTCTAGAGCGCGAGGGACACTTGGGACTTACATCAACATGTGCCTCGAGACACGAGGAGCCCATAAACTTGTACCAATAGGTACCCTAGGGTGCAATAGGTGTCTCGGGGCACAATGGGCTCTAGAAAGTAGAGACTTTAACAATTGTCTTAGGGTATGTGTCTTACTGGTGCGTCTAGGCACAGAGGAGGGGTCCTAGGGACCTTCCTCTAGATTAGTGCCTCTTGGCACAAGGTGCCTTTGGACTTATAATATTTTCCCTAGAGATCACAGGGTGATTAGGGCGATAGGCCTTACGATGTCTATGTGACTTGAAAGGCCCCATATATATTGTTACTTAGAGCCAGGCCCTCCACTTGCGTGGAAGTAGGGGAGTTCCCAAGGACTCGGGACCCTGGGAGAAGTGGTTCCGCAATAGTGGGTCTCAATTTCAGTCTTAGGATTTTTGAGAGCGTCTTGGTTGCATACGGGCAAGTAGCACACATACTGTGAACAAAATGATGCTAGAATGGATAGGAAGCACTCATTAATTCTATAGCAAAGGTGTTTTGGCCAGTTTTGGTTTCATGGCACTAAATTGAGGCGTGTTGGCTCGGTTGATGGTTCTGCGTGTTTGGGCTGGACTATTTACAGCAATGCCTTAAATCAGCGCTATATCTTGAAATATAAGACTCAACCTATAAAAACAACCCCAACAGTGTCAAATTCTTAATTTTTATCAAAAAATATAGGACACACCATGTTAGTGTCACATCCTTGTTTTCTATATCCTTGTCAATATTTTCTTCTATAATATAATTTACTTCCTAAAATACATGATTTAGGATTTAACTGTTGGAGCTTAGTTTATTTTTAGTGCCCTAAATATTTTAAATGACGTAGTATTTTAATTTTTGAGGCACCTTGTTAGAGACGTCGTTACAGCGCAAAACATAAATAAGGATGAAGGATACATTCATTTTCTCTCTCTGAAATCATAGAGCCAGATGCTCTATTTAAATTATAAATCAGTACTAGTAGAATTTGTAGAATTTTCAGGGTTATTGACGACATGGATGATCATGAACCTGCGTGCGGCGTGCCGCTTTGGATCGCCCACTGTACAAAGAAAAAAATTACGAGACAGTGTCTCACCGGATACGGTGTGCGGCTGATGGAGTTTGGGTTACCTGAAAATTACGGGTCGGATAATTCAGATAATTAAAATTTCGTGTTCGGAGAATCGTTATCCAAACTTACAACGGATTTTACATTACTCGAAATTTCGGATTCGGATAATTCTGAACTAATATAAAATGACACCTTTCAACTCTTGaatgttagagagaggaaaggagTGATGTTACCATGCTTCACAGTAAACTAGCATATACTACCTCtgttcacaaatatatgacaccgttgattttttttcgaaaactttgacatctcgtcttattcaaaatatttattcaaaaatgtAAAATTTAAGTTAAGCACAAATTACCTTAAGTGATAAAATAAATCATAAAAAAAATGATAACTTATTATTTTTTTAATAAGATGAGTGATGAAAGTTGTTTTTAAAATGTTAACGGTGtcatatctatactatacttaaagcaccagtttcaacggtcgtcatgcgtcatatttttacaaataacccctcacagctatttcaaattaatccgctgcacgcctatagatggccaaacggcgacCCGGCACGGACCAGACGCCCacgggccacaactctggcccagacACATCATGTCGACCTGCTGACTGTGCCAGGTCAGCCCGTTAGTCcgtcggcccatttgattaaatcagcgtaaaatgttaaaaaacggtgcaggaggtgatgtTTGAACGTGAAGTTGTCTAACTAGTAGAACATTATGCTCAaatatttttaatattgaatataaattgaatatatgtatatacgttttttgtaaaataaaaatataaaatcgTGTCGGACCGGACCAACACTACGGGCCAAGGCTACAGCTTAAGGCTTAAGCACGACAccgcgttcttggctcttgcaagcattaggtcgtttctgagaccacattggcgcaatgtacTCCattgtgtttgaggttgctgaattggatggagcaacaatgatttgttacgctaacagtaaaatgaaaggttatttgttggttttaaacgttagtaattgctacgaagtagcataatttatatggagtgcatccaatttttattgatgccttactttagcaaccactccatattttaATCTTTCTTTTCTTATAAGTTTGAATTCAtgagacttattttagaaacttgagctcacaaactttctcttatttgatatctgtatggtggaattatatcATTCTATAACCTCCGTTCGTTAAgttagtcgttgtgaactctcttctaatcgctcactttattggccgtgttgtaccaagacatattggatgtagtaaacaataacatcagttagccaaatcaaaaaaatattatacggagagcggagacaatcactaaaaaatcttgagatgtttttggtggataatttacgtgggtattgttgtaagccgttgcaacgcacgggcaaccaacTAGTATTTATAAACGGAACACTAAAGTAAAAGTAATCCCCGATAACCATCTTCTAGTGGCTTTCTTTCATCACGCACGGCTTCGTTCGGGCACCGCCGCATAGAATTTTTCTATGCAGGAAACATAGAAAGAAAACCACAAAAGGACCAACAAAAAAAACTTTAACGCCGTTGCCGGGGATTGAACCCGGGTCACCCGCGTGACAGGCGGGAATACTCACCACTATACTACAACGACTGGAATGTTGTGTTGGGTGTTCTAACAATAATCAGACTTCTAGTGACAAAACCTGGCCTGAGTCCCTCCCGGTCGCCATCCACATGACCACATCTCATCTCATACATAAAAGCGAAGGCAACAACACTCCGATGAAAGCGTGCGCGAGCTTTGCCACGAATTCCGTTCAACAAAAAGGACAACTAAAGTGCCTTTCATTTGCGTCTGAAAGAAAAAGGTCGTAACGTAACGACTCCCCATTGCACGTCACTTGCTTCCGCGCCTTGGTATTCGGTGCTGgtacttagagcatctccaagagctctCCATAAAACGACTCCTCAAAATCAGTTTTAAGGGACATCTAAATAATAAGTGGGGGTAAATTTTAATCCTTTCTCCAACAGATTCCTTAAATCAGCAGTTTGTTTCTGGGGAGCCCAAAAAAcccctcatttgtagctacaaatgagggaGTTTTAAGGGCTATGAAAAAGTTGGGGGCGcttttagagaactgttggagacaTGTTTTTGTGTTTTTCCCAAAAAAATAGATTTAGGGGAGACTTCTGGAGAGCTTTTGGAGATGCTCGCCCGCTCGAACCCCGCATGCGTATCGTACGGATCCACCCCACCAAACAGATAGCGCCTGCACGCACCGTCCGGTCGTGTACCGACAAGGACGGGACGTAACTTATTTTCAGCAGCTAGCATCATCCACGCACGCACGTACCACTAGGCGGCGTGGAGCGCGCAGTCCCTCGGCCGGAACCCGACGCGTCCCGCCGCCAGGTCGTACACCACCTCCACGTTCTGCATCTGGAAGCTCCCCAGCACCGCCGCCGGCCCGCCGTCGCCGTCTTCCATCCTCTGGAACAGCAGGCACTTCACCACCACGGAGTCCCTGATGGCGGTCACCGGGTAGTAGCTGCTCTGCTTGGGCAGCGCCAGCCTGCCGCCCCCGCGGAGGCGGAGGCTGAGCGCCGGCAGCTCGTCGTCCGCGCACGGCGCGCGCGCGCAGGGGACCCTGAAGCAGAGGTCGAACCCCGTCCGCGCCTCCAGCTCGCGGGACCTCTCGTACGGCGCGGCCGCGCCGACGGACGACAGCACCGACGCGTAGAACGGGTCCGGGAGGTGCGTGTACGTCGTCCCGGTGTCCACCAGCACCCCGCCGTTGCCCTGCGCGTCGACGCCGCCCATGCTgggcgaggcggcggcggcggcggcaacggcgccgccgccgccgcctcctagATCGACGCCCTCCAGGCCCACGTAGTAGAAGTTCGGGTACGTGGCGCTCGTCAGCATCGGGGTGAAGACGAAGCCGTCCGTCGCCGACGACGCCAGCGCGAGGTCGCCCATCACCAGCGGGCTGGTGAAGTTGGGGTTCCGCGCGAACCGGAAGCCGAGGAAGCAGTGCGAGAAGCCCTTGCCCAGGAACCCGAGCTGGGACGGCAGGGACAGGGCGCCCCTGCCGAACCCGGCGATGCCGATCGGCTCCCTGACGGAGCTGCCCACGCAGCCGAAGCAGAGGCCGGGGAAGGCCACGGGGAGAGGGCCGCCGGCGCCGCTGCTCCCGTGCAGCGTCACCGAGTCCCTGGAGAGGGAGCCGAGGACCAGCGCGCCGCCGCCGTACGTGTAGGAGAAGGGAGGGCAGGGCCTGGGGCACAGGCCGCCGGTGAAGGCCGGGATGGCGCACCCCGCAGCCGCGCACGGGTCGAACCTGTTGTCGGCGCTGTGGACGTCCACGCAGAAGCGGCTCCCGCAGAGGTCCCTCGCGTTCGACGAGGACTCGGACGGCAGGAACGTCGTGGTCGGCGGCGGCGTCACGGATGAGGACCCGCCACACTCCGTGCACTGGTAGCCGCTGCTGCCACAGGGAACCCAGGTGAGGTCGCTCCCCGTGTCCAGGTACACCTGGAACACCTGCGGGGGCGTGCCGAGGTTCAGGGACAGCAGGTAGCCGTCTGTGTATGCTGTCACTGGCTCAACGATGTCCAAGAAGTCGTATCCTGTGGAGTTCACTAGTGTCAGTGATGGGGTGTACAGGGATCTGACATGGCTAAGGCCAAGAACCAGGCTGCTCTGGGTCTGGGGTGGTCTGGCATCTTCTgcattgcagctgaagaagctgggTACGATGCAGAGGACAACGGCGTATATCTGAATGGAAGGGTGCATATTGTGAGTCTGAAACTCTGAATGTCTGATACAGCAGAAGAGGAGAATTTTTTGGGCTATTTATAAGCCTTAGAAAGTTGTGCTCCTCAATAAAAGTATTGAATTTGCAAGTGATGTTCAATGGCATTCTTGGTTGGAACTTGGAAACTAACTTCAGCTATATGCATGCTGATAATTTATATTTATCAATATAGGGTAGTTGGTGCCAAATAAGATGATCAGGTAGTGGACAGTAGCCAAATGtatctatattattattattatgcaaTTAATTAAAAACACGAGCTCGAACAACTATTCCAGTGTTTGTGTAGCAGGTTTTTGCGACGTATGGCCAGCATACCAAAACATAAAGGGACTACTTTTGATGTCAAGAGGGTCACTTTCCAAGCATTTCATTAGCTGGTATCTAGGAGGGTTCAATGTTCATAGTATTTTGAAACACCTCTGACACCTTTAGTGTCGTCCATTTGTCTTTGTTAATAGAGCAATGCTAATCCAACAGACAGTTGCATTTAGTGACTGTACTAGAAATGTAGTTCTATTCTGGGATCCAGGAATTATTTCTCTCTGCATTTCCTTTCCATGTTGGAACCCACAGATGGTCTGGTCTCTATAATTTCAAGAGTAGCATATGAAAAATCTGCACACTAGAAACTTGTGCAAAAAGCTTCCCTGGTttcaggttttagtgtccaacttAGACATTGTTCACATACTTCAGTGTGTCGAACTTCATTAAAAAAAAGGATAGACCTAATACCGAAGGCTCCAACATGAAGAGGATCTGGGGAAGAGATAAACAGACACAAGTCTTCCTCCCAATGATATTAACACTGCACTAGGCCTGGCCTTCTATCAGTATGTAGTATATTCTAACCAATTTTCAATAATGAATAGACTCAAAGAACAATCTCAAGAACAAAGACGTAAAATGAAATGAAGAAAAGGTAACCCTTGCAATTGACTCTATTGCCTAATGCCTATCCTAACTTGCTTGGGATTAAAGGGTTTCGTTATTGTTGTTGTTTAAACTTCATCGCCTTCCTTAATTAGCTTCTTTGTCCACCATGGTCAAAATTAATGGCAAAGGGCAAAAGCGGGACTGGAACAAGGGTAAACCCAGTCTCAGAAACCGAATGTGAAATTTCTGAAGCTATCGCATAGACCTAAATTTTACAAATCGATGAACTATTACATTAAGCACACGCAGTTAGACCTAACATACACACAAAACCATATAACATCCAGAAAACAAGCTGAGCAGTCACAACGAAAAAGCTGAATTAACAGCATGTCTGCGTTAGCTACTATGTGCATAGCTGTAAGTGAATGTACAGATGGGATGGATGTACATGTACGCGCATTCCCCTATTCAGTGTGCCTTTTGGCAAGCGTCTTCTTGAGACCTTTTACGATCTTGGAAAACCATATTATATTCATAGTGAACAGTATGGTGGGGGCGACAGATATCAGAACACAAGCAAAAGTGTCCATCTGCTTAACCTGTCAACGAAAGGTATCAGCTGATAAACATATGAGCGGTTTATAATTCGTATACTGAGTTCATTAAAACCACCAAATACCTGATCATAATTTGTAAGGATGTGATAAAACAAGTAGACGAACAGAACTATCCGGACCATCTGCATTAAGATTTTTTTTTCAACATTAGTACACTTGCAAACCACTACACAATGAGATCTGAGGTCCAATGTGCAGCCATAACAAAAAAAAAGGCACCATACTGATTAGGCCAACAAAATTTGCATCCAGTTAAAGCTGTTATTTCCCTTGATTCCTAGGGATGGAATCTACTGTCAGTGTAATGAAAATGACAAGTGAAGTGTTCTGGCACTCACCAGCCAAGTAACAAACATTGCAACCCCGTTGGCAATGTATGCTTTGGAATTTTTCTTTCCAGCAACGTCGAGGAACCTTGATGACACAGGGGTAGAACAACAGCTTAGATTGGATTCAAAGATGACATCATCCAACCAACATTTTGTGTGGCCTGCTAGTTTGTTCACGTACCATCGTAGGTTGATTCCCGGGGTGGTAGTCTCAGAGATGAGAAACATGTATGCGTATAGCTGTCCTTCCCCAGAAAGCATAGAATATACAGCACAAACAAGGCACAGGATGTGGTGGAAAACCTGACAAAGCTCACCAGGAGTAAATGTTGCAAGCAGATAATGAAGTCGATATATAGGGGGCAAATGAGAGCAATATGCCAAGCCAATATGTCTAGGTTAAACCGAGAGaggagagggggtgaatagactgTTATATGACATGGCGAAGGAGCCAGACCATGTAAATAGCTAGTAGGCAACATAGCCAAAGTCTCAGC of Zea mays cultivar B73 chromosome 8, Zm-B73-REFERENCE-NAM-5.0, whole genome shotgun sequence contains these proteins:
- the LOC100194195 gene encoding TRAM LAG1 and CLN8 (TLC) lipid-sensing domain containing protein isoform X1 yields the protein MKKIEWNNRGMSTVHAIFITMMSVYLVFLSDLFSDQLEGPVTFRSSHLSNLTLGVSVGYFIADLAMIFWFYPSLGGMEYVFHHILCLVCAVYSMLSGEGQLYAYMFLISETTTPGINLRWFLDVAGKKNSKAYIANGVAMFVTWLMVRIVLFVYLFYHILTNYDQVKQMDTFACVLISVAPTILFTMNIIWFSKIVKGLKKTLAKRHTE
- the LOC111674462 gene encoding Probable aspartyl protease At4g16563-like precursor translates to MHPSIQIYAVVLCIVPSFFSCNAEDARPPQTQSSLVLGLSHVRSLYTPSLTLVNSTGYDFLDIVEPVTAYTDGYLLSLNLGTPPQVFQVYLDTGSDLTWVPCGSSGYQCTECGGSSSVTPPPTTTFLPSESSSNARDLCGSRFCVDVHSADNRFDPCAAAGCAIPAFTGGLCPRPCPPFSYTYGGGALVLGSLSRDSVTLHGSSGAGGPLPVAFPGLCFGCVGSSVREPIGIAGFGRGALSLPSQLGFLGKGFSHCFLGFRFARNPNFTSPLVMGDLALASSATDGFVFTPMLTSATYPNFYYVGLEGVDLGGGGGGAVAAAAAASPSMGGVDAQGNGGVLVDTGTTYTHLPDPFYASVLSSVGAAAPYERSRELEARTGFDLCFRVPCARAPCADDELPALSLRLRGGGRLALPKQSSYYPVTAIRDSVVVKCLLFQRMEDGDGGPAAVLGSFQMQNVEVVYDLAAGRVGFRPRDCALHAA